One Euphorbia lathyris chromosome 1, ddEupLath1.1, whole genome shotgun sequence DNA segment encodes these proteins:
- the LOC136206028 gene encoding polyprenol reductase 2-like, with translation MEMRLDWVLGLAWIAGTLPILIASIPCYPLNSFHHLLLGFARRGKIMHQSSSKLTVPQRFFLHFYLLGVVWTSFLLIITWHFAYQLLLLDSGSLLYPAAATTLMGGSNIFSLYTHDFSSLDSIYRVWLSVFMLLLMEIHVWRRLYETLYVFKYSPSARMHVFGYLTGLFFYTAAPLSLCHHCAIEALNFAEYRSIEFNVNNQNMFVTSFDWWGYMRPIINLRWFQWAGAAIFAWGWVHQQRCHAILGSLREHREQNDVYVIPHGDWFELVSSPHYLAEIIIYLGLLVASGGTDFIIWLLFIFVVANLAFAAAETHRWYLQKFEDYPRNRHVIIPHVY, from the exons ATGGAGATGCGCCTTGACTGGGTTCTAGGTTTAGCTTGGATTGCtggaactttacccattttaattgCTTCCATTCCTTGTTACCCTCTTAACTCTTTCCATCATCTTCTGTTAGGATTTGCTAGGAGGGGCAAGATCATGCATCAATCATCATCC AAGTTGACAGTCCCTCAGAGATTCTTCCTGCATTTTTACTTGTTGGGTGTGGTATGGACTTCCTTTTTGCTCATCATAACTTGGCATTTCGCATATCAATTGCTTTTATTGGATTCTGGCTCATTGCTTTACCCTGCAGCTGCTACTACTTTGATGGGAGGTTCTAATATCTTTTCCTTATATACCCATGATTTCTCCTCTCTAGACAGTATATACAGGGTTTGGCTGTCTGTGTTTATGCTTTTATTGATGGAGATACATGTATGGAGACGCCTTTACGAGACTCTTTATGTGTTTAAGTACAGTCCTTCGGCTCGTATGCACGTTTTTGGTTATCTTACTGGACTTTT TTTCTATACAGCAGCACCTTTGTCACTTTGCCACCACTGTGCAATTGAGGCTCTTAACTTTGCAGAATATCGATCAATTGAGTTTAATGTCAATAACCAGAATATGTTTGTTACTTCATTTGATTGGTGGGGATATATGAGGCCTATTATAAACCTTCGATGGTTTCAGTGGGCTGGCGCGGCCATATTTGCTTGGGGGTGGGTGCATCAACAGCGTTGTCATGCTATATTG GGATCGTTGAGAGAACATAGAGAACAAAATGATGTCTATGTAATACCTCACGGTGATTGGTTCGAATTGGTTTCAAGTCCACACTACTTAGCTGAAATA ATAATATATTTAGGTCTACTGGTTGCGAGTGGAGGAACCGACTTCATCATCTGGCTACTTTTTATATTTGTG GTGGCTAATCTTGCATTTGCAGCAGCAGAGACACACAGATGGTACCTGCAAAAATTCGAGGATTATCCTCGAAACCGACATGTTATTATTCCTCATGTTTATTAA